Proteins encoded together in one Apteryx mantelli isolate bAptMan1 chromosome 31, bAptMan1.hap1, whole genome shotgun sequence window:
- the LOC106495149 gene encoding cathepsin S, with the protein MKLLACGAFLAALAAALGHPDPALDWHWQLWKKTHGKEYRHQKEEGKRRVTWERNLRLVTLHNLEHSLGLHSYELGMNHLADMTSEEVAALLTGLKVPQQRNRTSTYRPMAGSKVPDTVDWREKGCVTAVKSQGACGACWAFSAVGALEAQVKLKTGKLVSLSAQNLVDCSMMYGNKGCSGGFMTGAFQYIIDNQGIDSDDSYPYTAQNGTCQYNVSTRAATCSKYVELPYADEAALKDAVANIGPVSVAIDATQPTFFLYRSGVYDDPRCTQEVNHGVVVIGYGTLDGKDYWLVKNSWGVRFGDEGYIRMSRNHANHCGIASYGSYPLI; encoded by the exons ATGAAGCTGCTGGCCTGCGGCGCCTTCCTGGCCGCACTCGCTGCGGCGCTGGGGCACCCCGACCCCGCGCTGGACTGGCACTGGCAGCTCTGGAAGAAAACCCACGGCAAAGAGTATCGCCACCAG aaagaggaagggaagaggcgCGTGACATGGGAGAGGAACCTGCGCCTGGTGACGCTGCATAATCTGGAGCATTCCCTGGGGCTGCACTCCTACGAGCTGGGCATGAACCACCTGGCAGACATG ACCAGCGAGGAAGTGGCAGCTTTGCTAACGGGGCTGAAAGTTCCCCAACAACGAAACCGGACCTCTACGTACCGGCCGATGGCCGGCAGCAAAGTCCCGGACACTGTGGACTGGCGGGAGAAGGGCTGCGTCACGGCCGTGAAGAGCCAG GGCGCCTGCGGGGCGTGCTGGGCCTTCAGTGCCGTGGGAGCCCTGGAAGCCCAGGTGAAGCTGAAGACGGGCAAGCTGGTGTCCCTGAGCGCCCAAAACCTCGTCGACTGCTCCATGATGTACGGGAACAAAGGCTGCAGCGGAGGTTTCATGACCGGAGCTTTCCAGTACATCATAGACAACCAAGGAATCGACTCGGACGATTCCTACCCGTACACGGCGCAG AACGGGACATGCCAGTATAATGTTTCCACACGAGCTGCCACTTGTTCCAAGTACGTTGAGCTCCCCTATGCCGACGAAGCAGCCCTGAAGGATGCTGTAGCCAATATTGGACCAGTATCTGTCGCCATAGATGCAACCCAGCCCACGTTCTTCTTGTACAGGTCAG GTGTGTATGATGACCCACGGTGCACCCAGGAGGTGAATCACGGAGTAGTTGTGATCGGGTATGGCACTCTCGATGGGAAGGATTACTGGCTCGTGAAAAACAG CTGGGGCGTGCGCTTCGGCGACGAGGGCTATATCCGCATGTCAAGAAACCATGCAAATCATTGTGGGATCGCCAGCTACGGCTCTTATCCACTGATATAG